The following coding sequences lie in one Labrus bergylta chromosome 5, fLabBer1.1, whole genome shotgun sequence genomic window:
- the aldh4a1 gene encoding LOW QUALITY PROTEIN: delta-1-pyrroline-5-carboxylate dehydrogenase, mitochondrial (The sequence of the model RefSeq protein was modified relative to this genomic sequence to represent the inferred CDS: deleted 1 base in 1 codon), whose amino-acid sequence MLRVRAAACQSWRGLRTFPCAAVEVKNEPILGFKEGSAERAELLKALDGLKGTTEEIPCVVGDEHVWTKDVRYQLSPFNHSHKVAKFCYADEALINKAILASVAARKEWDLKPVQDRAQILFKAADVISGPKRAEILAKTMIGQGKTVVQAEIDAAAELIDFFRFNAKHAVELEKTQPLDADGSTNTMLYRGLEGFVAAVAPFNFTAIGGNLAGTPALMGNVVLWKPSDTAMSASYAVYKVLRESGLPPNIVQFLPADGPVFGDAVTSSQHLAGINFTGSVPTFKRLWKQVAQNLDTYKNFPRLAGECGGKNFHFVHKSADVESVVKGTIRSAFEYGGQKCSACSRMYVADSVWPQIKQQLLAIHKNITVGDPVEDFSTFFSAVIDEKSFARNKRWLDLAKSSPNLKVIAGGNCDDSKGYFVEPTIIETTDPQEAIMHEEIFGPVLSVYVYPENKYKEVLHLIDNTSPYALTGAVFAQDQTVIDEAAKVLRNAAGNYYVNDKSTGSIVAQQPFGGARASGTNDKPGGPHYVLRWTSPQVVKQTHVPLTDWKYPYMG is encoded by the exons gttgaGAACGTTCCCGTGTGCGGCCGTGGAGGTGAAGAACGAGCCGATCCTGGGCTTCAAAGAGGGCAgtgcagagagagcagagctgcTGAAG GCGTTGGACGGTCTGAAGGGGACGACGGAGGAGATCCCGTGCGTGGTCGGAGACGAACATGTGTGGACCAAAGACGTCAGATATCAGTTATCT CCGTTCAACCACTCGCACAAAGTGGCGAAGTTCTGTTACGCAGATGAG gcgCTCATCAACAAAGCTATCCTGGCGTCTGTGGCGGCGAGGAAAGAGTGGGACCTGAAGCCCGTCCAGGACCGAGCCCAGATCCTCTTCAAGGCAGCCGACGTCATCAGTGGACCCAAGAGGGCGGAAATCCTCGCCAAGACCATGATCGGACAG ggtaAGACGGTGGTCCAGGCTGAAATCGACGCTGCTGCAGAGCTGATCGACTTCTTCAGATTTAACGCCAAACACGCCGTGGAGCTGGAGAAAACTCAGCCGTTAGACGCTGACGGGAGCACGAACACGATGTTATATCGAGGTCTGGAG ggGTTCGTGGCGGCCGTCGCTCCTTTCAACTTCACCGCTATTGGTGGAAACCTGGCAGGTACCCCGGCTCTGATG GGAAACGTGGTTCTGTGGAAACCCAGCGACACCGCCATGTCTGCCAGCTACGCCGTCTACAAAGTCCTGAGGGAGTCCGGTCTGCCTCCAAACATCGTCCAGTTTCTACCAGCTGATGGTCCCGTGTTCGGAGACGCCGTCACCTCCTCTCAGCACCTGGCCGGCATCAACTTCACCGGCAGTGTTCC gacGTTCAAGCGTCTTTGGAAGCAGGTGGCACAGAACCTGGACACGTACAAGAACTTCCCTCGACTGGctggag AGTGCGGCGGGAAGAACTTCCACTTTGTCCACAAGTCAGCGGACGTAGAGAGCGTGGTGAAGGGGACGATCCGCTCGGCGTTTGAGTATGGCGGTCAGAAGTGTTCCGCCTGCTCCAGGATGTACGTAGCTGACAGCGTGTGGCCGCAGATCAAACAGCAGCTGCTCGCCATCCACAAGAACATCACAGTGGGAGAC cctGTGGAGGACTTCAGCACCTTTTTCTCGGCTGTGATCGACGAGAAG TCATTCGCTCGCAATAAGAGATGGCTCGACCTCGCCAAGTCCTCCCCTAACCTAAAAGTCATTGCTGGCGGTAACTGTGACGACAGTAAG GGTTACTTTGTGGAGCCGACCATCATTGAGACCACGGACCCGCAGGAAGCCATCATGCACGAG GAGATCTTCGGGCCGGTCCTGTCGGTTTACGTTTATCCTGAGAACAAGTACAAAGAGGTGCTGCACCTGATCGACAACACGTCGCCGTACGCCCTGACGGGAGCCGTGTTCGCTCAGGACCA gacTGTGATCGACGAGGCAGCTAAAGTGCTCAGAAACGCTGCTGGGAACTACTACGTCAACGATAAATCCACCGGCTCCATTGTGGCTCAGCAACCATTTGGGGGCGCCAGAGCTTCAG GGACCAACGACAAACCCGGCGGTCCTCACTACGTCCTCAGGTGGACGTCTCCGCAGGTGGTGAAGCAGACCCACGTCCCCCTCACAGACTGGAAGTACCCCTACATGGGCTGA